A window from Gossypium raimondii isolate GPD5lz chromosome 7, ASM2569854v1, whole genome shotgun sequence encodes these proteins:
- the LOC128042511 gene encoding uncharacterized protein LOC128042511, producing MSGEMIESAVKSGKIDVGDNNRRQNSKKKEGEVNNVNTHSKSITVNQPRKVVTGQQGSSKQESGTRPSNERPQFTPIPMSYKELYQNLFNAHVVAPFYLTPLQPPYPKWYDANAQCDYHAGVTGHSIEHCTAFKKLVEKLVQMGVVKIDDSSGTENPLPKHNDAGVNMVGEGTGKKVKENIAEVKIPLMRVWKEMIRRRLIVSDLVEGGKTQNYCEFHQEVGHEIQRCEKFRTLVQSMMDVGEMEFFEEGERKENICASESETRIPKIIISCPRVTEVRAQMTPKIVIQKSVKFLYKDNKKVPWNYECEVTVSGKEASVRVEKENQKTGSYTNTEEYCGRINAEIESVEGKVIAAEQKNEEKAKLRPLINEPIKEEEATEFLKFLKHSEYSVVEQLHK from the coding sequence ATGAGTGGTGAGATGATTGAAAGTGCTGTAAAGAGTGGGAAAATTGATGTTGGAGATAACAATAGAAgacaaaattcaaagaaaaaagaaggtgaGGTAAACAACGTGAATACACATAGCAAatcgattacggtgaatcagccCAGAAAGGTAGTGACAGGTCAACAGGGTTCATCAAAACAGGAATCTGGTACAAGGCCAAGTAATGAGAGGCCTCAGTTTACACCCATTCCTATGTCGTACAAAGAGTTGTATCAGAATTTATTTAACGCGCACGTTGTTGCCCCATTTTATTTGACCCCCTTACAGCCTCCATATCCTAAATGGTATGACGCaaatgcacaatgcgattacCATGCAGGAGTTACGGGGCACTCCATAGAGCATTGTACTGCttttaaaaagcttgttgaGAAGTTGGTTCAGATGGGCGTTGTCAAGATAGATGATTCATCAGGTACggaaaatccattacccaaaCATAATGATGCAGGGGTAAACATGGTAGGTGAAGGTACAGGGAAGAAGGTCAAGGAGAATATTGCTGAGGTAAAGATCCCTTTGATGAGGGTTTGGAAGGAAATGATAAGAAGAAGATTGATTGTTTCAGATTTAGTGGAGGGTGGCAAGACCCAAAATTATTGTGAGTTCCATCAGGAGGTGGGACATGAAATTCAAAGATGTGAGAAGTTCAGAACTCTGGTCCAGAGCATGATGGATGTTGGAGAAATGGAGTTTTTTGAAGagggagaaagaaaagaaaatatatgcgCATCGGAGTCAGAGACGAGGATTCCGAAGATAATCATCTCGTGCCCTAGGGTTACTGAAGTCAGGGCACAAATGACACCGAAGATTGTTATTCAAAAATCGGTGAAATTTTTGTATAAGGATAACAAGAAGGTCCCCTGGAATTATGAATGCGAGGTAACGGTTTCGGGGAAAGAAGCTTCAGTTAGGGTTGAGAAAGAAAACCAAAAGACAGGTTCTTATACGAATACGGAGGAGTACTGTGGTCGGATAAATGCTGAAATAGAATCGGTGGAGGGAAAAGTTATTGCAGCTGAGCAAAAGAATGAGGAGAAGGCTAAATTAAGGCCATTGATTAATGAGCCAATAAAGGAGGAAGAAGCCActgaattcttgaaatttctGAAACACAGTGAGTATAGCGTGGTAGAGCAGCTGCATAAGTAG
- the LOC128042347 gene encoding uncharacterized protein LOC128042347, with translation MAFKFEADWLLEGSCSKKVATLWSINKHLNVPDRLVVMGQGLKSWAARVKKDKNCLLKILKQRLNDLYSAHPSDTKMVDIIEAKLDYGIAIDKEEIYWSQRARSNWLQFGDQNTKFFHNFASYRQCLNRVRCLKDYLRIEHTKNMAMMHTTISYFIDLFSSSNSKRANEIYNYVTPKILASTNDKLGKDFQEEEIGLAVKEMGTTKAPGPDGFHALFFSISGR, from the coding sequence ATGGCTTTCAAATTTGAGGCTGATTGGTTATTGGAGGGTTCATGTAGCAAGAAGGTGGCTACTCTTTGGAGTATTAATAAACATCTCAATGTCCCTGATCGTCTTGTAGTTATGGGACAGGGTTTAAAGAGTTGGGCTGCCAGAgttaaaaaggataaaaattgcCTGCTGAAAATTCTCAAACAACGGCTTAATGATCTTTATTCGGCTCACCCATCGGATACAAAAATGGTGGATATTATTGAAGCTAAATTGGATTATGGGATAGCCATTGATAAAGAGGAAATTTATTGGAGTCAAAGGGCCAGATCGAATTGGTTACAGTTTGGGGATCagaatacaaaattttttcacaattttgcgTCTTATCGTCAATGTTTGAACAGGGTTAGATGCTTGAAGGATTATTTAAGGATTGAACACACTAAGAATATGGCTATGATGCATACAACTATTAGTTATTTCATTGACCTTTTCTCTAGTTCAAATAGTAAAAGGGCGAATGAGATCTATAACTATGTAACTCCTAAAATTTTAGCTTCTACTAATGATAAGCTAGGCAAGGATTTCCAAGAGGAGGAGATTGGATTGGCGGTTAAAGAAATGGGAACTACAAAGGCTCCGGGCCCAGATGGCTTTCATGCACTATTTTTCAGCATTTCTGGGAGGTGA